The Montipora capricornis isolate CH-2021 chromosome 3, ASM3666992v2, whole genome shotgun sequence genome window below encodes:
- the LOC138040557 gene encoding putative nuclease HARBI1 — protein MAAEWIVFPTRNTELNETMADFFKIAHMPRVIGAVDGSLITIQAPYNDEHMYVCHKGFHAINAMAVCNAQLSFTNFVCRWQGCVHDSAVFNGSLLHAHLEDCGGQNGWLLGDRGYGIQSYLLTPFRPDDVSTAPQRGYQRAHTKTRNTIERAFGLWRSRFRCLDVSGGALQFNPNHCCTIITATAVLHNMCIYDKTPLPDYIEQPPCEPDLVIEVPAHLHSNAGVLVRDCLINNVFT, from the exons ATGGCTGCAGAGTGGATAGTGTTTCCAACCAGAAATACCGAGCTGAAT GAAACAATGGCTGATTTCTTCAAAATTGCACATATGCCAAGGGTGATAGGAGCAGTGGATGGTTCCTTGATCACCATTCAGGCTCCCTACAATGACGAACACATGTATGTCTGCCATAAGGGCTTTCATGCCATCAATGCCATGGCAGTGTGCAATGCACAACTTTCTTTCACCAACTTTGTGTGCAGATGGCAGGGATGTGTTCACGATTCAGCAGTATTTAATGGCAGCCTGCTCCATGCACACCTCGAAGATTGCGgtggacaaaatggctggcTACTTGGGGATCGTGGCTATGGGATTCAGTCATATTTATTGACCCCTTTCAGGCCTGATGATGTCTCCACCGCACCTCAAAGGGGATATCAACGGGCTCATACAAAAACTAGAAACACCATCGAGAGGGCCTTTGGCCTATGGAGGTCCAGATTTCGATGCCTTGATGTATCTGGTGGGGCATTGCAATTTAATCCCAATCATTGTTGCACCATCATTACAGCAACTGCTGTGCTGCACAATATGTGCATCTATGACAAAACACCACTCCCTGATTATATAGAGCAACCCCCTTGTGAACCAGACTTGGTGATTGAGGTACCAGCTCACCTTCATAGTAATGCTGGTGTATTGGTGAGAGATTGCCTTATAAATAATGTGTTTACTTGA